The Mus pahari chromosome 2, PAHARI_EIJ_v1.1, whole genome shotgun sequence genomic interval TTTGGGGGGATAAGAAGTCTTGGCAAAGCACTTGGCACAAACAAGAGGATCCTGTAGACCTGCAAGTTTGTAAATCCAGTGTATATGCAGGGAGATGAGAGGTAGAGGAATCCCTAAATGAAGGAAGGGCCAGCTGTTTGCAGCAACAACTAAGACCCGTGGAAAGGACTGACATCTGAGGTCATTACCTCCAAATGCACACTGGCAAGTGCATGTCTGTACACAAAAAATGAAAAGCCAGCTCACCATCTTACCATGGTAAGATCTCTGGTTCTTTAAGATTTATAATgcagttgcaaaaaaaaaaaaaaaagaaaatcttccttttctttaggtATGTCATGTATAAAAGTGGATTAATTCCATGTTAAGTGAAAATGGCCAATTCGTTAAGAGGAGAAGTACTGACtctttataaaaatgtaagtaatttATGCTGCCAGCTTTATAAATGTTATTATATAACATGGATTGCTTAGAaacacatctttctttttaaagctgctGTATCTTGGACGGGACTATCCAAAAGGAGCAGACTATTTTAAAAGGCGATTGAAGAACGTTTTCCTTAAAAACAAGGATGTGAAGGACCCAGAGAAGATCAAAGAACTTATTGCACGAGGAGAATTtgtaatgaaggagctagaggccTTGTACTTCCTTAGGAAATACAGGGCTATGAAGCAACGTTACTATTCAGATACCAAAGTCTGACCAATCGTTGCCACCAGCTGACAATCAGTGCTGGTTGTTTGCCTGTAccaactattaaaaaaataattcagtttaAAAGGGCGAGATacgtttttaaaaaatgagttgcgagccaggtgtggtggcacacacctttaatcccaggatttgggaggcagaggcaggtggatttctgagtttgaggctagcctggtctacaaagtgagttccaggacagccagggctgtacagagaaaccctgcctcgaaaaactaagaaaaaaaaaaaaaatgagttgccCTACTGTACTGAAATAGGTTTCAACCTTACTGATACTGAGAGCTTTGCCCATAATCCTTTTATTATTGAAATAGTAGCTTTAGCACCTTTCATGAgaatattattttgaaagaaaatacacCTAATTTTTAAACATAGCCAATTATTCTTAGTGTATTTCTCCATTTACTGATGAGATTGTCACTAGCAAATGGTGTCTAACAGACTTGCCCTTTAGCTTGTGGagtgtctttgttttttgctgttttgttacCCCATCAAGTATACTAAAGTTCATATTCAAGGCTCTCTACAGACACCTCGAAATTAAATACAGTAATCAAAGTAAGACATGTGAAGGTGACTTCTGTCTTGAGAAGCTCAGCAGCTGACTAGCATTGTGTAGCTATTATTCCCATTATTCTTTGTGCTGCTGGCCTGCCTTAAGTTCTCAAGTAGTTCTCACTTCAAGTAGTTTCATGAAGAGTGGTAATGTTCCTCTATTTCTGCCATTAAAGCTAGTGTGTTTTCTGTCTACCTGTAACTGACTCCATGTGGCAATGGACCTAACCCAGGCAGGACTTATGTAATGTCCTTAGCAACGTTATAAGGAACATTTCTAACTTAAAAGCTGCAAATAGCGTTGCTTATAGGATTCtatatcaggctggagagatggcttggtggttaagagcagcactgactgctcttccagaggtcctgagttaattcCCAGCAAACATATGGTGGCttaaaccatctgtaatgggatcttcttctggtgtgtctgaacacagacagtgtactcatataaataaataaatgaataaatcttaaaatcttaAAGGATTCTGTATCAACTACGAAGCAGACATTCCAAATTTCCACCAACAAATACCTAGAGCCAGGATGGGGATGAGGCTCAGTGGGAAGTACTTGTCTAACAAACACGTGAGATTCTAAAATTGAACCTTAACCACAATTAAAACTACATAATTACACACTTCATAGTCACCAtaactatttttattacattacaaTGATTAGGAGCAGTACGGTTCATgacaaaaatattacaaatttcAGATCACTTCACAGCACGTACtcctataaacatttaaaagttaattttaattaagagtggtcatttttaaatttaatgtttgaTATGACCAACATTCCCTAGGTCAGCACAAccaaaggatggaaaacaattggATCACACTGCATATGTcccataacaaacaaaaaacaaacaaacaaaacaacagaaagcaaaggaatggaaggaaggaaagcacaATGTACAAAATGTGCATGTTTCAGTTTACACTAtacaaaaatagttaaaatacatTCCAGGTAAACATGTTACATTAAGAAATAGCACTAGTAAGAAATTGGCActcaaataaaaatgcagaagTGTTTTCAACATGAAGACATGAGACAGTGGAATTGGGGACCTGGAACTAAAACAGCACATAGCCCACTTAGCTGGTTAGGGGAGAGTCTGTAATTGGCATTTTTGCAGAACTTTATTTTTCCCAAATTTATCTAAAATGCCTACCACCATCCTAAACAGGCACCTCAAACTATTGAACTAAACCACAAATCTGAATCTAATTAACTGTTTGAAAACTAATATActtctttagaaataattttcattttttgacaGAATTTACAGCTATTGGTATTATCTGTTCAATTTTTCAATGCAGAATTCATGCTACCCAGTATTACACAGAAGTTATTGAGTATAAATTCACCTTTAAATAACTTTTGGGTTTAAAAAATGACTACACAATTCTCAAGAAATCACTACTTTTTAACAAAAGgaaattagtttaatttttattgcctACAAAAAAacccttcgtgtgtgtgtgtgtgtgtgtgtgtgtgtgtgtgtgtgtgtgtgtgtgtgtatgtatgtttggggaaaatggaaaaatcagtGGAGTACAAAATGAGATGAATTTGTGCAAACTGTAACTTTTGACATGCCTCACAGAACATGTTATGTATGTTAGGACAAAATTGTGCAATGGTGGCAAGGGTCGATAACCTATAAAAGTTAAGATCTAAATTCCTATGCAGTGTGACTCAGTCAGTAGAGCCTAAAATTccctattgaaaatattttctcattgtatTTGCCTACTATATTCTTCCCATAAACATGTTAATACCTATGACTGTAACTTAGCATTGCTTTTCAACTTCAACAAGGACTTTAAGGCTGCAGAAACTAGATAACCTATTTGTTTCTAGGATTCTTTCCCCTTTTGTTAACCAAAGTGTAACACAATTCAAATTTACATAGTGGTAATTACCACTTCTTTAACACATTGcccagaaacattaaaaatatctgaTTATACACTGTAGCTTTTGAAGTACACCTGTTCCTCTGTATAGAATTGAGAAGTGTTACTAATTGCATTTTAAGACTTAAAATCCACCCAAAGAATAAATATGTACAGTTtagaacatttcaaaaaaaatagtttagggtacttctgttcctttagaaaaatgaaataattatataaagtaGTTTGATTTAAAAGTTGCATTGGATTCACAGCAAACAATTCTTGCTaaactgagggggaaaaaaatgtataaaccCAAACTCCTCTCTGCAAAACTAAAATCATGTATTTCATTATATCTAAGTCATATGCTATATGCCTTATTTAGTAGTATTACAGATCACGCTACATACCACTGGCCAAGGATTGTATCCCTTATTGAGGACACCGCACTCCAAGTGCCTAGTGTAATTCCCAGAAGATGATAAGTACTGAATAAATAttgagtaaataaaattttaaaaaagagctttATGATAGAAACTTCAAAGTGTTTTTCATTGTTAGACtgtatttattaaaacaataGAATCTATCACTTACCAGGATGATGGCTAGATGAAGATTAAGCTCACCTTCCACTGGACTGTGTTCTCTCCACACTAATTTTGAAAATTCCTACTGAGGCACCAGTGGGCTGGGCAGCAGGAATGAAGTCCAAAGGATTGAGATTGAATTGTTGTAGTGGCCCTGAAAACCATCTATTAATTCAAATCCCACTATGGTGTCTGTTATTTTAAGTCCTGGGGAAGAAAGCCATAGGGCACCTTTGATGTACCTACCTTAGTGGGCAAAATTCATGAAGTTGTCCATAGTGGAAACAAAGTTTGAAGTGGGGGAAATTATTAAAACTACACTAAGTGATGGGCATGTGGGAAGACAGGCTGAAAGCCAGCATGTTCGAGGGGAGTCCTGAAATTGGAGAATGGAtactgaaatataaattttacctCTTGCACAATTTGCCCAAGACTGGCAGTGAAGATGTCAATCCATGTAAAACAGTTACAGATTGTGCTGAGCTTGACAACTACGTGTGTCAATATGTAAACTATGTTACGCGGCTGGGAGGTTAATGTCTTTGAGATGATTCAAAACCAAGCAGACAGTGATTTGCTTAAAGTCAGACTTCTAAAAGACAGATATCCAGTCCTCATAGTCCAGTGATATTTCCATCTCATTTCAAATTTTGTGAGGGGATGCTTTAAGTACACTGAAAGATTGTTTTTCCTGTTATCTATTCTTAAAACATTAGATAATTTTAAATTCCTATCAGATTTGGGAAGTACCTAGGAAATGTTTGTTCAGCTAGAATTGAGAGACTAGTCAAACCTGCATTTTCAAACCTTCTTAAAACACTGCTTTAAAGATTTACTCTTGTTGTAGCCTCCTACCCCAAAATCTCAACCTTGAAGCAAACAtcgaaatttttttaaaatttttttattattataaacaaaagaaatttcttgatttgtcagtaggACTGTTACATGATGAGAATGCATTATACTAAGCCATCAAACTCTCTTTATCCCCCATGTTGACCAAACAATGCATAGCCAACATTGAATGCAGCAGTGCTACAAAACCCAGTAGCGTTCATCACAGGTTCATGTAAGGCCCAACCCTGCAACTCTGGTCTCCTCAACACCTGCCAAGCTATAACTGCCTCAGATCATCTTCAGCTTCACAACCATTAAAACTACTTTCAACAACATAAATTCAAAAAAGACTTGAAAGTTAGGATAAGAACAATCTGACAAAGGGGAATCGTACTTAATTCTTAGGAGAACTTTTTATATATGCTAAAGTTGTTtgaattattataaaaatttagtAGCATGTAAATATAGCCCAAATGGTTATTACTATTTCATACTGGGTCTGCCTTACCAAGAAAAGCTATTATAGGAATCTTACAGTAATTTAGCTAACATGGAAACTGAATGATTTCAACATTTtccattgccttttttttttccatttttccccttttctagAAAAAATATACTATTTGAGGGAGTGACCAAGATTAATAGCAGTGGAAAGCTAGAGAAAGCCTTTGTGAACAGTCTGCCTACACTTCTGAAGGATGATAAACTCTAGGACATGCTGGACGTGAATCAAAGGGAAGCCCTAAGTCTGTGATCTCTCAGTCTCAGGAGAACCAACCACAAGGTCTCAAGTGAAGCTGCGATTACTACAGAATCCATTTGATGACTAGATGGAACACAGAGCAGGGATGGTTCAAAAGCTTCATTATTCTGGTTCACACCAATGTTCACAGTTGGTAAGAGAACTAGCAAGGAATCAACTGCATGCACCAAAATCCCAAGACTGAGTCTCAGGTCTTTAGTCTCTTCCACAGGCATTGCTAGTTTAAGTCCAAAACCCAGGGAATACTGGCACTTAGAGAAAAGAAGGTTTccactgttcttttaaaataagcatttaagATAAAAGCTGACAGTTTGCacgaacagaaaaaaaaaaaaaaaagattaggtaATGCTAAAACAAATGCTAATAATTTAGTGTAATGTACAAAAATCACACTTTTACTTAAGTGTGCCTTAAGAAAGAGTACAAATTATTCACATAACTATACACCTTGtccttgacttcttcttcttctttttcccatctttgctcatcttttctttatgttttcgaATTTCTCGGACTAATGTATAGAAGGCATCGTCAACAccctgaaatatataaaaacaaaagtatatataaaaCGTGTTAATACGCAATGGCTTGCCATGCTCAGATGACAGATTTTCACTATTAATGGACGCTTGAGTACTCAAA includes:
- the Etfrf1 gene encoding electron transfer flavoprotein regulatory factor 1; the protein is MANSLRGEVLTLYKNLLYLGRDYPKGADYFKRRLKNVFLKNKDVKDPEKIKELIARGEFVMKELEALYFLRKYRAMKQRYYSDTKV